A segment of the Deltaproteobacteria bacterium genome:
ATCATGTTTTTCGCCAAAGTCGGGGCCAGTCATGCCATCCTGCCGGCCTTTGTTCTGGGCCTGGCCATGTCCAACAGCTTTATGGAAAACCGGAAGCTTCAACGTCGTCTCCGGGTGGTGGCCTTTGCCATCATTACCCCCTTCTTTTTTATTAACGGCGGTATGAATATCTCCTTAAAATTGCTCCTGGTAAATTCAGGTCTCCTGGTCCAGATGCTTCTGGTCAAACAGGTTACTAAAATAGCAGGGGTCTATCCCCTGGCTAAAAAATATCTCCCTGAAAATGCCATGTATACCACCCTGTTGATGAGCACGGGTCTGACCATGGGGACCATTTCGTCGGTTTTCGGATTAACGGCCGGCCTCATCAGTCAGGCCCAGTTTTCCGTGCTGGTGGCCACGGTGGTTCTGAGTGCCATCATCCCCACTTTTATCGCCCAGAAATGGTTTGAGCCCGCTTATGAACTGCCCGAAATGAACGGCTTGTCTACAAACTCGGAAAATTTGGAGGAATAGGAGGTGTTCCATGTTTAAAAAATTATTGGTGGCTTATGACGGATCGGAGGATTCCAAGAAGGCCCTGGAGATTGCCTTGGAACTGTCCAGGAAGTTTGATTCGGAAGTGCATCTGTTGACCATCGTCGAACAGCTCCCCCATTATGCAGCCACCATCGGGGAGGTCAAAGAAGCCCTGGCCGAGATCACCAAGGAGATCGAAAAGGAGCAAACTCTGGTCTGTGAAGGTGCCAGGGAACAGGGGGTGGACATCAAATGCCGGATACTTCCGGGCCATGAGGTGGAGGCCATCATTGCCTTTGCCCAGAAGGGCAACTTCGATGCCCTGCTCCTGGGCAGAAAGGGCCGGTCCGCTATCCTGCACACCAAAAGCGGCAGCACGGCCGTGCAGGTCAGCACCCATGCCCCCTGCACGGTCATCCTGGCCCAGGCGGGAAAAAGGAAGGAATAAAATTTTTGACCTATTAACCTCGGTTTCGAATCAGGCCGCTATCTTTTTTTCGGATCGTAAAGGGCTTGGCCCCAGACGCTTGGCCCGCCCGACCATTTCTTTAACCGCTTCGGCCCAGCCCGGGGCATCGGAGGCCCCGACGTGGAACATCTCGATCCGCTCCGGTTCTAAGCCGCAGTCGGCCAGAATCTGTTTGGTTTGGGCCACCCGCTTGACGGCCCGGTAGTTGCCTTCCCGGAAGTGGCAGTCTCCCAGTTCACAACCCGAGACCATTACGGCATCCGCACCGGCCTCGAAGGCTCCCATGAGGTGCTTGACATCTATCCGGCCGGTGCAAAGCAATTTTACCACCCGGACATCAGGCGGATACTGGAGACGCATGGAACCGGCCATGTCGGCCGCGGTATAGGTACAGAAGGTGCAGATGAAGGCCAGGACCCGCGGCGTATAGTCATCGCTATGGGACGGCTCATTGAAAAGGGCTTCGGCCTTGGCCATGATCTGATTGTCCTGGTGGTGGGCCACCTGAATGGCCTTGCCCGGACAAACCCCGGCACAGACCCCGCAACCACGACAGGCCGCCGGGTCCATTTGGGCTGCCCCGTTGATCACCCTGGGCACGCCGAAGGGACAGGCCCGGACACAACTCAGACAAACAGAGCATTTCCTGCGATCGACGACGG
Coding sequences within it:
- a CDS encoding universal stress protein; the protein is MFKKLLVAYDGSEDSKKALEIALELSRKFDSEVHLLTIVEQLPHYAATIGEVKEALAEITKEIEKEQTLVCEGAREQGVDIKCRILPGHEVEAIIAFAQKGNFDALLLGRKGRSAILHTKSGSTAVQVSTHAPCTVILAQAGKRKE